A part of Rhodamnia argentea isolate NSW1041297 chromosome 8, ASM2092103v1, whole genome shotgun sequence genomic DNA contains:
- the LOC125316290 gene encoding uncharacterized protein LOC125316290 codes for MSKGKVSLKLLIDMNNRTVLFAEAGKDFVDFLIHILTLPVGQVIRLLTKTGMVGSLGNLYGSVEKLNDVSIKPSKKDILLKPKAPAFLSEIPFLLFDNPPDSTPKASYRCNFSVPYSNCLGYVADDPSAKCPWCNIPMNLECIPVKSPAASAAESDGKGGFVLGEVTYMVMDDLTVDPSPWSTISSITLLKKFNVKDIGLVEEKTVSLGMDEGIKLLRSSLHSKKVLTDVFLGVKRERW; via the exons ATGTCGAAAGGCAAAGTGAGCTTGAAGCTTCTGATCGACATGAACAACCGAACGGTGCTCTTTGCTGAGGCAGGCAAAGATTTTGTCGACTTCCTCATCCACATCCTCACGTTGCCGGTCGGACAGGTGATCCGGCTCCTCACAAAAACTGGGATGGTGGGCAGTTTAGGCAATCTCTATGGCAGCGTTGAGAAGCTGAACGATGTGTCCATCAAACCTTCCAAGAAAGACATTCTCTTGAAACCCAAAGCACCCGCCTTTCTCTCCGAAATCCCATTTCTATTGTTTGATAATCCTCCAGATTCGACACCGAAAGCCTCCTACAGGTGCAATTTCTCCGTTCCGTACAGTAACTGTTTGGGCTATGTGGCCGACGACCCCTCTGCAAAATGTCCCTGGTGTAATATTCCGATGAACCTTGAATGCATACCTGTCAAATCACCGGCTGCTTCAGCCGCTGAATCTGATGGTAAGGGCGGTTTCGTGCTAGGGGAGGTGACGTACATGGTGATGGACGATCTGACGGTGGACCCTTCACCGTGGTCGACTATTTCGAGCATTACTTTGCTCAAGAAGTTCAACGTGAAGGATATTGGGCTTGTTGAGGAGAAGACGGTCAGTTTGGGAATGGATGAG GGTATAAAGCTGCTGAGAAGTTCACTTCACTCCAAGAAAGTTCTCACTGATGTCTTCCTCGGTGTGAAGCGAGAGAGATGGTGA
- the LOC115756743 gene encoding uncharacterized protein LOC115756743 — translation MATRGVSLKLLIDRINQTVVFAEACTDFVEFLLHLLTLPVGQVIQLLTNTGMVGSLGSLYGSIKKLNDVFIESSMKDILLKPKAPNFFSELPFLLPEIPPSSDSTPKTDYRCSRSRYNSHRNGICFLHVAEEPPANFPLSKLPMNEICILVESRARNLAAAVASAAKSDGKGSFVQGTVMYMVMDDLAVRLMSIISSITLLNQFNVKEIGHLEEKVVNLGMDEGIKLLRTSLPSKNVLTDVFLGVKWKRS, via the exons ATGGCAACACGCGGAGTGAGCTTGAAGCTTCTGATCGACAGGATAAATCAAACGGTGGTCTTTGCTGAGGCATGCACAGATTTTGTCGAGTTCCTCTTACACCTCCTCACATTGCCGGTCGGACAGGTGATCCAGCTCCTCACGAACACCGGGATGGTGGGCAGTTTAGGCAGTCTCTACGGCAGCATCAAGAAGCTGAACGATGTATTCATCGAATCTTCTATGAAAGACATTCTCTTGAAACCCAAAGCACCCAACTTTTTCTCCGAACTCCCATTTCTGTTGCCTGAGATTCCTCCGTCTTCAGATTCAACACCCAAAACCGACTACAGGTGCTCTCGCTCTAGGTACAATAGCCATCGGAACGGTATTTGTTTTCTCCATGTGGCGGAAGAACCTCCTGCAAATTTTCCCTTGTCCAAGCTTCCCATGAACGAAATATGCATTCTTGTTGAATCCCGGGCTCGTAACCTGGCCGCTGCTGTGGCATCAGCAGCTAAATCGGATGGTAAGGGCAGTTTCGTGCAGGGGACGGTGATGTACATGGTGATGGATGATCTGGCGGTAAGGCTGATGTCGATTATTTCGAGCATTACTTTGCTTAACCAGTTCAACGTAAAGGAGATTGGGCATCTTGAAGAGAAGGTGGTCAACTTGGGAATGGACGAG GGTATAAAGCTACTGAGGACTTCACTGCCCTCCAAGAATGTTCTCACTGATGTCTTCCTCGGTGTGAAGTGGAAGAGATCGTGA